The sequence CGGTGATCTTCGTATACATGATCATCGGTTTCATGCTGTTCTTCGTCATGCGTGCCATGGGTGAACTGCTGCTCAGCAACCTCAACTACAAGTCCTTCAGCGATTTCGCCGCAGACCTGCTGGGCCCGTGGGCCGGCTTCTTTACGGGCTGGACCTACTGGTTCTGCTGGGTCATCACCGGCATCGCCGATGTCATCGCCATCGCCGGCTACTCCCGGGAACTGTGGCCCGGGGTGCCCCTGTGGATCCCCGGCCTGGCCACCGTAGCCATCCTTCTCCTGCTGAACCTCACCACCGTCAAGGCCTTTGGCGAGACGGAGTTCTGGTTCGCGCTCATCAAGATCATTGCCATTGCTGCGCTGATCATCGTTGGCCTGTTCATGATCTTCACCGGTTTCCAGTCCGACGCCGGTCCTGCCACCTTCACCAACCTGTGGAGCCACGGCGGATTCTTCCCGAACGAGTTCATGGGCTTCGTGGCGGGCTTCCAGATCGCCGTCTTCGCCTTCGTGGGAATCGAACTGGTGGGCACCACCGCCGCCGAGGCCAAGAACCCGGAGCGGAACCTGCCCAAGGCCATCAACTCCATCCCCATCCGCGTGCTCCTCTTCTACGTAGGCGCCCTCATCATCCTGATGGCAGTCACCCCCTGGACCGAGTTCAGGGCCGGCCACAGCCCCTTCATCGCCATGTTCTCCCTGGCAGGCCTGGGCGCCGCAGCCACCATCGTCAACCTCGTGGTGCTTAGCTCCGCGATGTCCTCCGCGAACTCCGGCATCTACTCGACCTCCCGCATGGTCTTCGGCCTTGCCCAGGAAGGCGACGCTCCCGACGTCTTTGGCAAACTGTCCCGGCGGAAGGTGCCCCAGAACGCACTGTTCCTCTCCTGCGTGCTGCTGCTGTCCGGCGTCGTCCTCATGTATGCCGGCCAGGACGTGGGCAAGGCCTTCGACATGGTTACCACCGTCTCAGCTGTCTGCTTCGTCTTTGTCTGGTCGATCATCCTGGCCAGCTACATCGCCTTCCGCCGCCGCCGGCCGCACCTGCATGAAGCATCGAAGTTCAAGATGCCCGGCGGTGTTGCCATGGTCTGGGTGGTCTTCGCCTTCTTCGCTTTCGTGATCTGGACCCTCACCACCCAGCCGGACACCCTGCTGGCCCTGCTGGTCACGCCGGTCTGGTTCATCCTGCTGGGCGCCGCATGGTTCGTCCTCCGCCGCCGGCCCGCACACCAGGCCCGATTCGCCGCGTTCCAGGCTGAACTGCAGGCAGACCAGGACTTCACCGACGCCGCATCCGGCCAGGCCGCCCGTCAGGTTGCCGCCGCAGAAGCGGGGGAAGAGCGGGTCAAGCGGTGATCGGCACGGAAGCCCGCATGTCGCAGGGCAGCACGGCCGCGGCCGGGCAGCGCCAGGCCGTGGCTCCGGAAACGGGCAAGGAATTCGTCCTGACATTCCATTGCCCGGATGCGCTCGGCATCGTCCAGGCGGTGGCGGCCTACCTGCTCGAGCAGGTATGCTACATCGTGGACATCAAGCAGTTCGGGGACCGCGCGAGCGGCAGGTTCTTCATGCGGATCCACGTCACCGCCCAGGTAGAGCTGGAACTCGACCACCTCCGGACCGGTTTCGAGCAGGTGGCCCGGGAGTGGCAGATGGACTGGCGCCTCGAACGCCACGGCCGCAAGCAGCCCATCCTGGTCATGGTGTCCAAATACGACCACTGCCTCAACGACCTCCTGTTCCGCGCCCGCAGCGGTGAGTTGCCCGTCCGGATTGCCGCCGTGGTGTCCAACCACCCGGACCTGGAACCCCTTGCCGCGTGGCACGGTGTCCCGTTCCACC comes from Pseudarthrobacter sp. NIBRBAC000502770 and encodes:
- the purU gene encoding formyltetrahydrofolate deformylase, producing MSQGSTAAAGQRQAVAPETGKEFVLTFHCPDALGIVQAVAAYLLEQVCYIVDIKQFGDRASGRFFMRIHVTAQVELELDHLRTGFEQVAREWQMDWRLERHGRKQPILVMVSKYDHCLNDLLFRARSGELPVRIAAVVSNHPDLEPLAAWHGVPFHHIPVTPDTKAEAEGRLLELVDQYAVELVVLARYMQVLSDEATTRLSGKAINIHHSFLPSFKGAKPYHQAYERGVKTVGATAHYVNSELDEGPIISQQVIEVDHTYSASDLVTVGRDAECKALTNAVRWHAEGRIVLSGNRTVILR
- the cycA gene encoding D-serine/D-alanine/glycine transporter, coding for MTTHSPTSPGGGAPHLERQLSNRHIQLIAIGGAIGTGLFMGSGKTISAAGPSVIFVYMIIGFMLFFVMRAMGELLLSNLNYKSFSDFAADLLGPWAGFFTGWTYWFCWVITGIADVIAIAGYSRELWPGVPLWIPGLATVAILLLLNLTTVKAFGETEFWFALIKIIAIAALIIVGLFMIFTGFQSDAGPATFTNLWSHGGFFPNEFMGFVAGFQIAVFAFVGIELVGTTAAEAKNPERNLPKAINSIPIRVLLFYVGALIILMAVTPWTEFRAGHSPFIAMFSLAGLGAAATIVNLVVLSSAMSSANSGIYSTSRMVFGLAQEGDAPDVFGKLSRRKVPQNALFLSCVLLLSGVVLMYAGQDVGKAFDMVTTVSAVCFVFVWSIILASYIAFRRRRPHLHEASKFKMPGGVAMVWVVFAFFAFVIWTLTTQPDTLLALLVTPVWFILLGAAWFVLRRRPAHQARFAAFQAELQADQDFTDAASGQAARQVAAAEAGEERVKR